cctcctctggcccctcctcctcctcagactaacCCCTTCTCCTAGtctggcccctcctcctcctcagactaaccccttctcctcctcagactaacCTCCTCTggcccctcttcctcctcagactaacccctcctcctcctctggcccctcctcctcctcagactaactcattctcctcctcctcagactaacctcctctggcccctcctcctcctcctcctcagactaaccccttctcctcctctggcccctcctcctcctcagactaacccctcctcctcctctggcccctcctcctcagactaacccctcttcctcctcagactaACCTTctctggcccctcctcctcctcagactagcccctcctcctcctctggcctctcctcctcctcagactaacccctcctcctcctcagactaacccctcctcctcctcctcagactaacctcctctggcccctcctcctcctcagactaacccctcctcctcctcctcagactaacctcctctggcccctcctcctcctcagactaaccccttctcctcctctgacctctcctcctcctcagactaacccctcctcctcctcctcagactaaccccttctcctcctctgacctctcctcctcctcagactaacccctcctcctcatctggcccctcctcctcctcagactaacccctcctccgcctctggcccctcctcctcctcagactaaccccttctcctcctcctcagactaacctcctctggcccctcctcctcctcagactaacccctcctcctcctctggcccctcctcctcctcagacttaccccttctcctcctctggcctctcctcctcctcagactaacccctcctcctcctcatctgacCCCTCCTCACCTGTGTGGGAGCGGAGTTCTTCTGCAGGATGTCGACGACCCTGCTGAAGGTCACGGGCGACCTCTTCCTGGTGAATCCGAGCCAGTTTCTGCAGGTGAACAGGGCGTCGACGTCTGACCACGCCTTCAGCTTTGCCCTTGCCGCCAACGCTGTCACAAAGAACTGCTTCTCTGAAATCTGACATCATCAACTTGAGTCAATGATGTTGATGCAAAAATACATTGAAACGTTTCCATGGAAACCGTGAGGACAGCTCTTACCCTGAAGGTGTGACGGATATTCAGTGGACTGCTGAAGCTTCCCTGCATGACAAGGAcatattattattgtgtgtgtgctaatgtacatgtacagtaacatgtgtaagtgtgacctctgacctctggctcCTCGTAGTGGTAGAAGCAGCAGTAGTACAGAGTCGTGATCAGTGGCATGTTGACGATCGACGCTCTTCTGGGAAACTTGTGAAACATCTCGACCTTCCCTCCGCGCTCCGCCTGGCCGTCGGTTGCCTGGCAACAACACAGAGGTCACAACGACACAGAGGTCAAACTGATGTCTGTAGTGGACTGAAGTGGATCAGGGTCAAGTGGATCCCGACCTCGATGATGATCTGTCTCTCCAACAGAGTGTAGTGATCCTGAACATGAGCCGAGTCGTCTGCAGGGAAGGgaagactggaaacaaacaacaacgtGACCATCATCTAATCAGATTATCTGTCTGATTGACTGTAATCAGAATACATCAATCAATATCTATGTGACTTCTAATAATCACTTTGCCATTGATTGACGGCAGGTGTCTCTCACCTGAGGCAGCTCTTCAGGAAGTCCCGCCTCTTGTTTTCATCTGCGATGCTCAGGTGTTCTTTATACTGCAGCAACtgtcgccatggaaacagaaAGGAAATTACATCAGCATCCTGTCGGTCCTGATGATGTAATAGGTAGTGTGTAGACAACGTGTCCTACGTACCACCATGTCCTCGGTCCTGCCCAGAGctctgaggacagacaggagacagaaCGTTATCcaggtgtgacaggtgtgacAGGTGCAGCAGCTGTGCTCACCTGagaagctccagcagcagcttctggtCTCTGGTTTCAGTCAGATAGTGGATGAAATGTCTCAGAGCCGTTTGTCTGGACTCCAGCTCCCGAAACAGAAcctctgaaaacacaaacacagtgaactGACCCAGAACCAGGACTGATCCAGTCTGAGTAAACTGACCAAAGACCAGGACTCACCTTTACTCAGAGTCCTCTTCAAATAGATCAGAACctgtgaaacaaacaacacagagcTTTGTCTGAACAAAGTTGTTGATGAAGTTTACAGACAAAGTTGTTCTGAATCAATTTGTTCATAAAGTTACAGCAGTGATGACGTTTCCATCGTGAGCAGCGACGGAGAAATCCAACAGCAACAGTTTGTCCTGCAGAGAGCGGAACTTCTCCAGAGACACGCTCTGTGGTACAAGTTCACAGACACAGTTCAAATACATGTTCTGtatttaaacacacagacacctgTCTACAGAAACCTGTCTGTGGCTCAGTACTGACAGGTGTTCTTACCTTTCCTTGCTTCATTCTGTGAACCGTCTCCTCTGGGGACCAATCACTGACATAGTCCTGACATcacaacacaatgacatcatcatgagtacaacagagaaacacagtTAATCAGATTATCAGTCAAGGTGTTACCTTGTATTCAGATTTAGGTTTTCGGAGTTCAGGGGCGTAGAGTCTGACAGACGAGTCACTGAGCGCTGAGACGATGACATCAGAGACAGACTTtaactctcactctctctctttctcattctctctcactcactcactcactcactcactcactcactgtcagTGATGGACTGGAAGTTTCCTCCTTTGGTTTTTCCTGCAGAGAAACAGGTTTGTCCTGTGGTCAGTGAATGCGTCTGGGCGACAGT
This sequence is a window from Scophthalmus maximus strain ysfricsl-2021 chromosome 18, ASM2237912v1, whole genome shotgun sequence. Protein-coding genes within it:
- the vipas39 gene encoding spermatogenesis-defective protein 39 homolog isoform X2, whose amino-acid sequence is MMKSKPDEEDYWNSSKFKAFTFDDEDDEFSRLKESKQAVNSIRGLVEEDDDEDDVEKVSWSGEPVGSISWSVRETAASNHRTDREPAFPKINTETPPLSRSHSGYSLSSLFKGKTKGGNFQSITDTLSDSSVRLYAPELRKPKSEYKDYVSDWSPEETVHRMKQGKSVSLEKFRSLQDKLLLLDFSVAAHDGNVITAVLIYLKRTLSKEVLFRELESRQTALRHFIHYLTETRDQKLLLELLRALGRTEDMVLLQYKEHLSIADENKRRDFLKSCLSLPFPADDSAHVQDHYTLLERQIIIEATDGQAERGGKVEMFHKFPRRASIVNMPLITTLYYCCFYHYEEPEGSFSSPLNIRHTFRISEKQFFVTALAARAKLKAWSDVDALFTCRNWLGFTRKRSPVTFSRVVDILQKNSAPTQVLQDYVALVDDVTLRISLAQKLKCHDIIINTYRDLKDRQLLLGYRGKVEIGSAEERKIIELLDNQQIRWKN
- the vipas39 gene encoding spermatogenesis-defective protein 39 homolog isoform X1; protein product: MMKSKPDEEDYWNSSKFKAFTFDDEDDEFSRLKESKQAVNSIRGLVEEDDDEDDVEKVSWSGEPVGSISWSVRETAASNHRTDREPAFPKINTETPPLSRSHSGYSLSSLFKGKTKGGNFQSITDTLSDSSVRLYAPELRKPKSEYKDYVSDWSPEETVHRMKQGKSVSLEKFRSLQDKLLLLDFSVAAHDGNVITAVLIYLKRTLSKEVLFRELESRQTALRHFIHYLTETRDQKLLLELLRALGRTEDMVLLQYKEHLSIADENKRRDFLKSCLSLPFPADDSAHVQDHYTLLERQIIIEATDGQAERGGKVEMFHKFPRRASIVNMPLITTLYYCCFYHYEEPEGSFSSPLNIRHTFRISEKQFFVTALAARAKLKAWSDVDALFTCRNWLGFTRKRSPVTFSRVVDILQKNSAPTQVLQDYVALVDDVTLRISLAQKLKCHDIIINTYRDLKDRQLLLGYRGKVEIGSAEERKIIELLDNQVRSSSSSSSSSSCDFLFLLQQIRWKN